The following are encoded together in the Hoplias malabaricus isolate fHopMal1 chromosome 3, fHopMal1.hap1, whole genome shotgun sequence genome:
- the ryk gene encoding tyrosine-protein kinase RYK isoform X2, whose translation MPRRPRSGAGCSLLLLPLLLLQQALSLKLATDTLQNNYHRPSVNVYMSEEEVKKLLGLDAELYYVRDGVVNHYALSFILPVPSETNSLHFTWHSKSKVDYKLGFQVENPAAMNQPQSNISAQGEVPRTRSVFRVDLFCSGKVDGEAILTVQLNLTVHANNFTVLNFKRRKMCYRRIEQPDPPKIQPFPNRTRPDYSVNAPTTSTRVFYISVGVCCAVIFLVAIILAVLHLHSMKRMEADDSLSDSGSSQGLSQPSTQTTQYLRADTPNNATPVTNVHTGSAPMLPLSAASFPHPGAPSQESKSYPSLRIEKNDLRSVTLLEAKAKVKDIAISRERVTLRDVLHEGTFGRIFHGVLLDEKDPSKEKQVFVKTVKDHASEVQVTMMLTESCKLRGLHHRNLLPISHVCTEDGEKPMVLLPYMNWGNLKLFLRQCKLAEANNPQAISQQDLVHMAIQIACGMSYLARREVIHKDLAARNCVIDDSMQVKITDNALARDLFPMDYHCLGDNENRPVRWMALESLLNNDFSSASDVWAFGVTLWELMTLGQTPYVDIDPFEMAAYLKDGYRIAQPINCPDELFAVMACCWALDPEERPKFQQLVQCLTEFHAALGAYV comes from the exons GACTGGATGCTGAGCTGTACTATGTGAGGGATGGTGTGGTGAATCATTATGCTCTTTCCTTTATTCTGCCAGTACCCAGTGAGACCAACAGTCTGCACTTCACCTGGCACTCCAAAAGCAAG GTAGACTACAAGTTGGGGTTCCAGGTGGAGAACCCTGCAGCTATGAACCAGCCTCAGAGTAACATCTCAGCCCAGGGAGAGGTCCCTCGCACACGCTctg TTTTCAGAGTGGATCTCTTCTGTTCTGGTAAAGTGGATGGAGAGGCTATTCTCACAGTGCAGCTGAATCTGACTGTCCATGCAAACAACTTCACAGTACTCAACTTCAAGCGCAGGAAAATGTGCTATAGAA GAATTGAGCAGCCAGACCCTCCCAAGATCCAACCATTCCCAAACAGGACCAGACCAGATT ACAGTGTGAATGCCCCTACAACATCCACACGAGTGTTCTACATCAGCGtaggagtgtgttgtgctgtcaTTTTCCTTGTAGCGATAATCCTTGCTGTGTTGCACCTTCATAGCATGAAGAGAATGGAAGCAGATGACAG TCTGAGTGATAGCGGGAGTTCTCAGGGTCTGTCCCAGCCCTCAACCCAGACCACACAGTACCTGAGAGCGGACACCCCTAACAACGCCACACCTGTGACCA ACGTTCAtactggctctgctcccatgCTGCCGCTCTCAGCCGCCTCCTTTCCCCACCCCGGCGCCCCCTCCCAAGAAAGCAAAA GCTACCCCTCACTACGGATAGAGAAGAATGATTTACGAAGTGTAACCCTGCTAGAGGCCAAGGCAAAAGTCAAAGATATCGCCATCTCTAGAGAACGAGTCACACTCAGAGATGTTTTGCATGAAG gaaCATTTGGACGTATATTCCACGGAGTTCTGCTTGATGAGAAAGACCCCAGTAAAGAGAAACAAGTATTTGTGAAAACTGTCAAAG ATCATGCCTCGGAGGTTCAGGTGACTATGATGCTGACAGAGAGCTGTAAGCTGCGAGGCCTTCATCACAG GAATTTGTTGCCCATCAGTCATGTGTGTACCGAGGATGGGGAGAAGCCCATGGTCCTTTTGCCCTACATGAACTGGGGCAACCTTAAGCTGTTCCTGCGGCAGTGCAAGCTGGCTGAGGCCAACAACCCTCAG GCTATCTCGCAGCAGGATCTTGTTCATATGGCTATACAGATTGCATGTGGTATGAGCTACCTGGCACGGAGAGAAGTCATCCACAAAGATCTGGCTGCCAGAAACTGTGT CATTGATGACAGCATGCAGGTGAAGATCACAGATAATGCACTGGCTCGAGACCTTTTCCCCATGGACTACCATTGCCTGGGGGATAATGAGAACAGGCCAGTGCGCTGGATGGCCCTGGAGAGCCTGCTCAACAATGATTTCTCGAGTGCCAGTGATGTG TGGGCGTTCGGCGTGACTCTTTGGGAGCTGATGACACTGGGACAGACCCCTTATGTCGATATTGACCCCTTTGAGATGGCAGCATACCTGAAGGATGGATACAGAATAGCACAACCCATCAACTGTCCTGATGAACT GTTTGCTGTGATGGCGTGTTGCTGGGCCTTGGATCCAGAGGAGAGGCCAAAATTCCAGCAGCTTGTACAGTGTCTTACAGAGTTCCATGCGGCTTTGGGCGCCTACGTCTAA
- the ryk gene encoding tyrosine-protein kinase RYK isoform X3: protein MPRRPRSGAGCSLLLLPLLLLQQALSLKLATDTLQNNYHRPSVNVYMSEEEVKKLLGLDAELYYVRDGVVNHYALSFILPVPSETNSLHFTWHSKSKVDYKLGFQVENPAAMNQPQSNISAQGEVPRTRSVFRVDLFCSGKVDGEAILTVQLNLTVHANNFTVLNFKRRKMCYRRIEQPDPPKIQPFPNRTRPDLDSVNAPTTSTRVFYISVGVCCAVIFLVAIILAVLHLHSMKRMEADDSLSDSGSSQGLSQPSTQTTQYLRADTPNNATPVTSYPSLRIEKNDLRSVTLLEAKAKVKDIAISRERVTLRDVLHEGTFGRIFHGVLLDEKDPSKEKQVFVKTVKDHASEVQVTMMLTESCKLRGLHHRNLLPISHVCTEDGEKPMVLLPYMNWGNLKLFLRQCKLAEANNPQAISQQDLVHMAIQIACGMSYLARREVIHKDLAARNCVIDDSMQVKITDNALARDLFPMDYHCLGDNENRPVRWMALESLLNNDFSSASDVWAFGVTLWELMTLGQTPYVDIDPFEMAAYLKDGYRIAQPINCPDELFAVMACCWALDPEERPKFQQLVQCLTEFHAALGAYV, encoded by the exons GACTGGATGCTGAGCTGTACTATGTGAGGGATGGTGTGGTGAATCATTATGCTCTTTCCTTTATTCTGCCAGTACCCAGTGAGACCAACAGTCTGCACTTCACCTGGCACTCCAAAAGCAAG GTAGACTACAAGTTGGGGTTCCAGGTGGAGAACCCTGCAGCTATGAACCAGCCTCAGAGTAACATCTCAGCCCAGGGAGAGGTCCCTCGCACACGCTctg TTTTCAGAGTGGATCTCTTCTGTTCTGGTAAAGTGGATGGAGAGGCTATTCTCACAGTGCAGCTGAATCTGACTGTCCATGCAAACAACTTCACAGTACTCAACTTCAAGCGCAGGAAAATGTGCTATAGAA GAATTGAGCAGCCAGACCCTCCCAAGATCCAACCATTCCCAAACAGGACCAGACCAGATT TAGACAGTGTGAATGCCCCTACAACATCCACACGAGTGTTCTACATCAGCGtaggagtgtgttgtgctgtcaTTTTCCTTGTAGCGATAATCCTTGCTGTGTTGCACCTTCATAGCATGAAGAGAATGGAAGCAGATGACAG TCTGAGTGATAGCGGGAGTTCTCAGGGTCTGTCCCAGCCCTCAACCCAGACCACACAGTACCTGAGAGCGGACACCCCTAACAACGCCACACCTGTGACCA GCTACCCCTCACTACGGATAGAGAAGAATGATTTACGAAGTGTAACCCTGCTAGAGGCCAAGGCAAAAGTCAAAGATATCGCCATCTCTAGAGAACGAGTCACACTCAGAGATGTTTTGCATGAAG gaaCATTTGGACGTATATTCCACGGAGTTCTGCTTGATGAGAAAGACCCCAGTAAAGAGAAACAAGTATTTGTGAAAACTGTCAAAG ATCATGCCTCGGAGGTTCAGGTGACTATGATGCTGACAGAGAGCTGTAAGCTGCGAGGCCTTCATCACAG GAATTTGTTGCCCATCAGTCATGTGTGTACCGAGGATGGGGAGAAGCCCATGGTCCTTTTGCCCTACATGAACTGGGGCAACCTTAAGCTGTTCCTGCGGCAGTGCAAGCTGGCTGAGGCCAACAACCCTCAG GCTATCTCGCAGCAGGATCTTGTTCATATGGCTATACAGATTGCATGTGGTATGAGCTACCTGGCACGGAGAGAAGTCATCCACAAAGATCTGGCTGCCAGAAACTGTGT CATTGATGACAGCATGCAGGTGAAGATCACAGATAATGCACTGGCTCGAGACCTTTTCCCCATGGACTACCATTGCCTGGGGGATAATGAGAACAGGCCAGTGCGCTGGATGGCCCTGGAGAGCCTGCTCAACAATGATTTCTCGAGTGCCAGTGATGTG TGGGCGTTCGGCGTGACTCTTTGGGAGCTGATGACACTGGGACAGACCCCTTATGTCGATATTGACCCCTTTGAGATGGCAGCATACCTGAAGGATGGATACAGAATAGCACAACCCATCAACTGTCCTGATGAACT GTTTGCTGTGATGGCGTGTTGCTGGGCCTTGGATCCAGAGGAGAGGCCAAAATTCCAGCAGCTTGTACAGTGTCTTACAGAGTTCCATGCGGCTTTGGGCGCCTACGTCTAA
- the ryk gene encoding tyrosine-protein kinase RYK isoform X4 → MNQPQSNISAQGEVPRTRSVFRVDLFCSGKVDGEAILTVQLNLTVHANNFTVLNFKRRKMCYRRIEQPDPPKIQPFPNRTRPDLDSVNAPTTSTRVFYISVGVCCAVIFLVAIILAVLHLHSMKRMEADDSLSDSGSSQGLSQPSTQTTQYLRADTPNNATPVTNVHTGSAPMLPLSAASFPHPGAPSQESKSYPSLRIEKNDLRSVTLLEAKAKVKDIAISRERVTLRDVLHEGTFGRIFHGVLLDEKDPSKEKQVFVKTVKDHASEVQVTMMLTESCKLRGLHHRNLLPISHVCTEDGEKPMVLLPYMNWGNLKLFLRQCKLAEANNPQAISQQDLVHMAIQIACGMSYLARREVIHKDLAARNCVIDDSMQVKITDNALARDLFPMDYHCLGDNENRPVRWMALESLLNNDFSSASDVWAFGVTLWELMTLGQTPYVDIDPFEMAAYLKDGYRIAQPINCPDELFAVMACCWALDPEERPKFQQLVQCLTEFHAALGAYV, encoded by the exons ATGAACCAGCCTCAGAGTAACATCTCAGCCCAGGGAGAGGTCCCTCGCACACGCTctg TTTTCAGAGTGGATCTCTTCTGTTCTGGTAAAGTGGATGGAGAGGCTATTCTCACAGTGCAGCTGAATCTGACTGTCCATGCAAACAACTTCACAGTACTCAACTTCAAGCGCAGGAAAATGTGCTATAGAA GAATTGAGCAGCCAGACCCTCCCAAGATCCAACCATTCCCAAACAGGACCAGACCAGATT TAGACAGTGTGAATGCCCCTACAACATCCACACGAGTGTTCTACATCAGCGtaggagtgtgttgtgctgtcaTTTTCCTTGTAGCGATAATCCTTGCTGTGTTGCACCTTCATAGCATGAAGAGAATGGAAGCAGATGACAG TCTGAGTGATAGCGGGAGTTCTCAGGGTCTGTCCCAGCCCTCAACCCAGACCACACAGTACCTGAGAGCGGACACCCCTAACAACGCCACACCTGTGACCA ACGTTCAtactggctctgctcccatgCTGCCGCTCTCAGCCGCCTCCTTTCCCCACCCCGGCGCCCCCTCCCAAGAAAGCAAAA GCTACCCCTCACTACGGATAGAGAAGAATGATTTACGAAGTGTAACCCTGCTAGAGGCCAAGGCAAAAGTCAAAGATATCGCCATCTCTAGAGAACGAGTCACACTCAGAGATGTTTTGCATGAAG gaaCATTTGGACGTATATTCCACGGAGTTCTGCTTGATGAGAAAGACCCCAGTAAAGAGAAACAAGTATTTGTGAAAACTGTCAAAG ATCATGCCTCGGAGGTTCAGGTGACTATGATGCTGACAGAGAGCTGTAAGCTGCGAGGCCTTCATCACAG GAATTTGTTGCCCATCAGTCATGTGTGTACCGAGGATGGGGAGAAGCCCATGGTCCTTTTGCCCTACATGAACTGGGGCAACCTTAAGCTGTTCCTGCGGCAGTGCAAGCTGGCTGAGGCCAACAACCCTCAG GCTATCTCGCAGCAGGATCTTGTTCATATGGCTATACAGATTGCATGTGGTATGAGCTACCTGGCACGGAGAGAAGTCATCCACAAAGATCTGGCTGCCAGAAACTGTGT CATTGATGACAGCATGCAGGTGAAGATCACAGATAATGCACTGGCTCGAGACCTTTTCCCCATGGACTACCATTGCCTGGGGGATAATGAGAACAGGCCAGTGCGCTGGATGGCCCTGGAGAGCCTGCTCAACAATGATTTCTCGAGTGCCAGTGATGTG TGGGCGTTCGGCGTGACTCTTTGGGAGCTGATGACACTGGGACAGACCCCTTATGTCGATATTGACCCCTTTGAGATGGCAGCATACCTGAAGGATGGATACAGAATAGCACAACCCATCAACTGTCCTGATGAACT GTTTGCTGTGATGGCGTGTTGCTGGGCCTTGGATCCAGAGGAGAGGCCAAAATTCCAGCAGCTTGTACAGTGTCTTACAGAGTTCCATGCGGCTTTGGGCGCCTACGTCTAA
- the ryk gene encoding tyrosine-protein kinase RYK isoform X1 yields the protein MPRRPRSGAGCSLLLLPLLLLQQALSLKLATDTLQNNYHRPSVNVYMSEEEVKKLLGLDAELYYVRDGVVNHYALSFILPVPSETNSLHFTWHSKSKVDYKLGFQVENPAAMNQPQSNISAQGEVPRTRSVFRVDLFCSGKVDGEAILTVQLNLTVHANNFTVLNFKRRKMCYRRIEQPDPPKIQPFPNRTRPDLDSVNAPTTSTRVFYISVGVCCAVIFLVAIILAVLHLHSMKRMEADDSLSDSGSSQGLSQPSTQTTQYLRADTPNNATPVTNVHTGSAPMLPLSAASFPHPGAPSQESKSYPSLRIEKNDLRSVTLLEAKAKVKDIAISRERVTLRDVLHEGTFGRIFHGVLLDEKDPSKEKQVFVKTVKDHASEVQVTMMLTESCKLRGLHHRNLLPISHVCTEDGEKPMVLLPYMNWGNLKLFLRQCKLAEANNPQAISQQDLVHMAIQIACGMSYLARREVIHKDLAARNCVIDDSMQVKITDNALARDLFPMDYHCLGDNENRPVRWMALESLLNNDFSSASDVWAFGVTLWELMTLGQTPYVDIDPFEMAAYLKDGYRIAQPINCPDELFAVMACCWALDPEERPKFQQLVQCLTEFHAALGAYV from the exons GACTGGATGCTGAGCTGTACTATGTGAGGGATGGTGTGGTGAATCATTATGCTCTTTCCTTTATTCTGCCAGTACCCAGTGAGACCAACAGTCTGCACTTCACCTGGCACTCCAAAAGCAAG GTAGACTACAAGTTGGGGTTCCAGGTGGAGAACCCTGCAGCTATGAACCAGCCTCAGAGTAACATCTCAGCCCAGGGAGAGGTCCCTCGCACACGCTctg TTTTCAGAGTGGATCTCTTCTGTTCTGGTAAAGTGGATGGAGAGGCTATTCTCACAGTGCAGCTGAATCTGACTGTCCATGCAAACAACTTCACAGTACTCAACTTCAAGCGCAGGAAAATGTGCTATAGAA GAATTGAGCAGCCAGACCCTCCCAAGATCCAACCATTCCCAAACAGGACCAGACCAGATT TAGACAGTGTGAATGCCCCTACAACATCCACACGAGTGTTCTACATCAGCGtaggagtgtgttgtgctgtcaTTTTCCTTGTAGCGATAATCCTTGCTGTGTTGCACCTTCATAGCATGAAGAGAATGGAAGCAGATGACAG TCTGAGTGATAGCGGGAGTTCTCAGGGTCTGTCCCAGCCCTCAACCCAGACCACACAGTACCTGAGAGCGGACACCCCTAACAACGCCACACCTGTGACCA ACGTTCAtactggctctgctcccatgCTGCCGCTCTCAGCCGCCTCCTTTCCCCACCCCGGCGCCCCCTCCCAAGAAAGCAAAA GCTACCCCTCACTACGGATAGAGAAGAATGATTTACGAAGTGTAACCCTGCTAGAGGCCAAGGCAAAAGTCAAAGATATCGCCATCTCTAGAGAACGAGTCACACTCAGAGATGTTTTGCATGAAG gaaCATTTGGACGTATATTCCACGGAGTTCTGCTTGATGAGAAAGACCCCAGTAAAGAGAAACAAGTATTTGTGAAAACTGTCAAAG ATCATGCCTCGGAGGTTCAGGTGACTATGATGCTGACAGAGAGCTGTAAGCTGCGAGGCCTTCATCACAG GAATTTGTTGCCCATCAGTCATGTGTGTACCGAGGATGGGGAGAAGCCCATGGTCCTTTTGCCCTACATGAACTGGGGCAACCTTAAGCTGTTCCTGCGGCAGTGCAAGCTGGCTGAGGCCAACAACCCTCAG GCTATCTCGCAGCAGGATCTTGTTCATATGGCTATACAGATTGCATGTGGTATGAGCTACCTGGCACGGAGAGAAGTCATCCACAAAGATCTGGCTGCCAGAAACTGTGT CATTGATGACAGCATGCAGGTGAAGATCACAGATAATGCACTGGCTCGAGACCTTTTCCCCATGGACTACCATTGCCTGGGGGATAATGAGAACAGGCCAGTGCGCTGGATGGCCCTGGAGAGCCTGCTCAACAATGATTTCTCGAGTGCCAGTGATGTG TGGGCGTTCGGCGTGACTCTTTGGGAGCTGATGACACTGGGACAGACCCCTTATGTCGATATTGACCCCTTTGAGATGGCAGCATACCTGAAGGATGGATACAGAATAGCACAACCCATCAACTGTCCTGATGAACT GTTTGCTGTGATGGCGTGTTGCTGGGCCTTGGATCCAGAGGAGAGGCCAAAATTCCAGCAGCTTGTACAGTGTCTTACAGAGTTCCATGCGGCTTTGGGCGCCTACGTCTAA